A window of Dickeya zeae NCPPB 2538 contains these coding sequences:
- a CDS encoding ABC transporter substrate-binding protein: MKHKHVKLLAASVFLALSVVSEMAQAAGVLTIGRREDSTTFDPIKSAQNADNWVFSNVFDPLVRVDKTGTKLEPGVAESWTVSPDGKVYTFKIRDTKFSDGTPLSASDAAFSLLRIRDDAGSLWRDSYSIIDKAEAPDARTLIVTLKSPSAPFLSQLALPNASVISEKALKAEGAETFAEKPVGSGAFSVKEWVRGEKIVLVKNPNFWQAKNVSLDEVDWLTIPDDNTRMLKVQAGELDAALMVPFSRIASLQKDNNLKVELDPSTREDHLLINHSHGVLGKVEVRQALDFAIDKEAIVKTVTFGYGQVANSYIPAGALYHYSDNLRRAYDPEKAKQMLKAAGASNLTLNYLVNAGDEVDEQIAILLQQQLAKAGVKVNLQKVDPSQSWNMLIAGDYDISVMYWTNDILDPDQKTTFVLGHDTNMNYMTRYNNDKVKSLVAAARVEMDPKKREQMYIELQKMAKADVNWIDLYYSSYRNVTRKNIDGFYQNPLGRFFLEDTVKK; this comes from the coding sequence ATGAAGCACAAGCATGTTAAGTTGTTGGCGGCCAGCGTTTTTCTGGCGCTCAGTGTGGTCAGCGAAATGGCACAGGCGGCAGGCGTATTAACCATTGGCCGTCGCGAAGACAGCACCACGTTCGACCCGATCAAATCGGCGCAAAACGCCGACAACTGGGTGTTTTCCAACGTCTTTGATCCGCTGGTGCGGGTGGATAAAACCGGCACCAAACTGGAGCCGGGCGTGGCGGAAAGCTGGACCGTTTCGCCGGACGGCAAGGTCTATACCTTTAAAATTCGCGACACCAAATTCTCTGACGGTACACCGCTGAGCGCCAGCGATGCCGCGTTCAGCCTGCTGCGTATTCGTGATGATGCCGGTTCATTGTGGCGCGATTCGTACAGCATTATCGATAAAGCCGAAGCGCCGGATGCACGTACGCTGATCGTCACGCTGAAATCGCCGTCGGCACCGTTCCTGTCACAACTGGCATTGCCGAATGCGTCGGTTATTTCGGAAAAAGCGCTGAAGGCCGAAGGGGCGGAGACATTTGCCGAAAAACCGGTCGGTTCTGGCGCGTTTAGCGTGAAAGAGTGGGTGCGCGGCGAGAAAATCGTGCTGGTGAAGAACCCGAACTTCTGGCAGGCGAAGAACGTTAGCCTCGACGAAGTGGACTGGCTGACTATTCCTGATGACAACACCCGTATGCTGAAAGTGCAGGCCGGTGAGTTGGATGCCGCGCTAATGGTGCCGTTTTCGCGTATTGCCTCACTGCAAAAAGACAACAACCTGAAGGTGGAACTGGATCCATCAACCCGTGAAGATCATCTGTTGATCAACCACTCGCACGGTGTGCTAGGTAAAGTGGAAGTACGCCAGGCGCTGGACTTTGCCATCGATAAAGAGGCAATCGTGAAAACTGTGACCTTTGGTTACGGCCAGGTGGCGAACTCCTATATCCCGGCTGGCGCGCTGTATCACTACAGCGATAACCTGCGCCGCGCCTACGATCCAGAGAAAGCTAAGCAGATGTTAAAAGCCGCAGGGGCGTCTAACCTCACGCTGAATTATCTGGTGAATGCCGGTGATGAAGTCGATGAACAAATCGCTATCCTGCTGCAACAGCAACTGGCGAAAGCGGGTGTGAAAGTGAACCTGCAAAAAGTCGATCCGAGCCAAAGCTGGAATATGCTGATAGCGGGCGACTATGATATTTCGGTGATGTACTGGACCAATGATATTCTCGACCCGGATCAAAAAACCACCTTTGTACTGGGTCATGACACGAATATGAATTACATGACGCGTTATAATAATGACAAGGTGAAATCACTCGTGGCGGCTGCGCGGGTGGAAATGGATCCGAAAAAACGTGAGCAAATGTATATTGAATTGCAAAAAATGGCGAAAGCCGACGTGAACTGGATCGATCTCTATTATAGCTCTTATCGTAATGTCACTCGGAAAAACATCGACGGTTTCTACCAGAATCCGCTTGGCCGTTTCTTTCTCGAAGACACGGTAAAGAAATAA
- a CDS encoding ABC transporter ATP-binding protein has protein sequence MTTSANWPLLEADNVSVTFPVSGGLPGTGRRVHAVNGVTLKIHAGETLGLVGESGSGKSTLGRALLQLERVTAGEVRFDGYRITHGLKSDVARLRLQTAMIFQDPFASLNPRQTIGDSIAEVLRVHQKVPRNGVHARVAELLTLVGLRPEQAKSRPGQLSGGQCQRAGIARALAIEPRLIVADECVAALDVSIQGQIVNLLMELREKMGLAILFIAHDLAIVRRLCDRVAVMYLGRIVEEGPSEAVFTQPRHPYTAALVAAIPEIDPDKPLPTAPLGGEPPSPLSIPQGCAFHPRCPYAQVQCRTGALPPTRQIADHAYSCVLTHTGDETVFPLTRRSFDEAQAC, from the coding sequence ATGACGACATCAGCAAACTGGCCGTTGTTAGAGGCGGACAATGTCAGCGTGACCTTTCCGGTTTCCGGCGGCCTGCCTGGCACCGGGCGGAGGGTGCACGCCGTTAATGGCGTCACACTGAAAATTCACGCCGGGGAAACCCTCGGTCTGGTGGGCGAATCCGGTAGCGGCAAAAGTACGCTGGGTCGGGCGTTATTGCAGCTTGAGCGGGTGACGGCGGGCGAGGTGCGCTTCGATGGATACCGTATTACGCATGGACTGAAGAGTGACGTGGCGCGGTTGCGCCTGCAAACGGCGATGATTTTTCAGGATCCTTTCGCCTCGCTTAACCCGCGCCAGACCATCGGCGACAGCATCGCGGAAGTGCTGCGTGTACATCAGAAAGTGCCGCGCAATGGTGTGCATGCGCGAGTGGCTGAACTGTTGACGTTAGTCGGGCTACGCCCGGAGCAGGCGAAGTCTCGACCTGGCCAGCTTAGCGGCGGGCAGTGCCAGCGTGCCGGTATTGCACGTGCGCTGGCGATCGAACCCCGGTTGATTGTGGCAGATGAGTGCGTGGCGGCGCTGGACGTTTCCATTCAGGGGCAGATCGTTAACCTGCTGATGGAGCTGCGTGAAAAGATGGGGCTGGCGATTTTGTTTATCGCGCACGATCTGGCGATTGTGCGCCGCCTGTGCGATCGCGTGGCGGTGATGTACCTCGGGCGCATTGTCGAAGAAGGACCGTCCGAAGCGGTGTTTACTCAGCCGCGCCACCCCTATACCGCCGCGCTGGTGGCGGCTATTCCGGAAATCGACCCTGATAAACCGCTGCCCACAGCACCGCTTGGTGGCGAACCGCCCAGCCCATTATCCATTCCACAAGGTTGCGCTTTCCATCCGCGCTGCCCCTATGCGCAAGTGCAGTGTCGCACTGGCGCGTTACCTCCAACCCGGCAGATTGCCGATCACGCATATTCCTGTGTGTTGACCCACACAGGCGATGAGACTGTTTTTCCTTTAACCAGGAGATCTTTTGATGAAGCACAAGCATGTTAA
- a CDS encoding branched-chain amino acid ABC transporter permease: protein MSEFLLHILCLGGIYAIVALALNLQAGYAGLLNFGHIVFVGTGAYAIGLGSHFGLPLWLVIPAGLLCALVISALMTLLGRQLTADYWGIATLALAEIIRIAVVNEDRLTGGAQGIGGLSAPWSTGDTVADTRIFAVIILLCVIIATLASLRIGTSRFGRALRLMREQPQLAICMGYALLWLKCRALMSSAVMCCLAGMLLAWYTDYVSPDYLLSSETFLIWSMVMIGGIGNVRGVLLGVLLVEGLYNFIPFAKDYFHISSDLTGALRLGLVGLALLLCLLTRPGGLLPEKLRTLS from the coding sequence GTGTCTGAGTTTTTACTGCATATCCTTTGCCTTGGCGGGATCTACGCCATCGTCGCGCTAGCCTTGAATTTACAGGCTGGTTACGCCGGTTTGCTGAATTTCGGTCATATCGTGTTTGTCGGAACCGGCGCTTATGCCATCGGTCTGGGAAGCCATTTTGGGTTGCCGCTGTGGCTGGTGATCCCGGCTGGATTACTGTGTGCCCTTGTTATCAGCGCGTTGATGACGTTGTTGGGCCGCCAGCTCACAGCAGATTACTGGGGTATCGCCACGCTGGCGCTGGCTGAAATCATCCGTATTGCGGTCGTCAATGAGGACCGTCTGACGGGTGGCGCGCAGGGGATTGGCGGGTTGTCCGCACCCTGGTCAACCGGCGATACCGTCGCCGATACGCGCATCTTTGCGGTCATTATCCTGCTTTGCGTCATCATCGCTACGCTTGCCAGCCTGCGGATCGGCACCAGCCGGTTTGGCCGGGCGCTACGCCTGATGCGCGAGCAACCTCAATTGGCTATCTGTATGGGCTATGCGCTGCTATGGCTGAAATGCCGGGCGTTAATGAGTAGCGCGGTGATGTGCTGTCTGGCCGGTATGTTACTGGCCTGGTACACCGACTATGTCAGCCCGGATTATTTGCTCTCTTCGGAAACCTTTCTTATCTGGAGCATGGTGATGATAGGCGGCATTGGCAATGTGCGCGGCGTGCTGCTGGGCGTGTTGTTGGTAGAAGGGCTGTATAACTTTATCCCCTTCGCAAAAGATTATTTCCATATCAGCTCAGACCTGACTGGCGCTTTGCGTCTGGGGTTGGTCGGTCTGGCTTTATTGCTGTGCCTGCTCACCCGGCCGGGCGGCCTGTTACCTGAAAAATTAAGGACGTTATCATGA
- a CDS encoding M20 aminoacylase family protein codes for MRAIPEEIIQQAIIWRREIHAHPEIGLQEFNTSAKISSLLREYDLEVHTGIAGTGVVGVLRHGEGPAIALRADIDALPIQENNAVAWCSTSAGTMHACGHDGHTAILLGAARYLSQTRAFNGTVYFIFQPAEENAGGGRLMVEEGIFTRFPVSAVYALHNWPGLPVGEVAVSAGPMMASQDNFFITLTGVGCHAAMPEKGADPVLAGAHLITALQTITTRRLSPLDSAVISVTQLQAGEAINVVPQTMHVSGTLRCLSQAARARCQTLMAEYVEQLTQPFGVTGSIRWEYGYPVTVNHVQQAKMLADAARHVPGITQVHTQLSPSMAAEDFAYFLEACPGAYLWLGADGPTPGATLHNPHYDFNDQLIAPGIGLWVSLVERSLGPVSVTSEDSL; via the coding sequence ATGCGCGCCATTCCCGAAGAGATTATTCAACAGGCGATTATCTGGCGGCGTGAGATCCACGCGCACCCGGAGATTGGCTTACAAGAATTTAATACTTCCGCGAAAATCAGCAGCCTGCTGCGCGAATATGATCTTGAAGTGCATACCGGTATCGCGGGTACTGGCGTGGTTGGCGTGCTTCGCCATGGTGAGGGCCCGGCGATAGCCCTGCGCGCTGATATTGACGCACTCCCCATCCAGGAAAATAACGCCGTTGCCTGGTGCTCAACCTCGGCAGGCACGATGCACGCCTGTGGGCATGACGGGCATACCGCTATTCTTCTGGGGGCGGCACGCTATCTCAGCCAGACCCGAGCGTTCAACGGTACGGTGTACTTTATTTTTCAGCCTGCGGAAGAGAATGCCGGTGGCGGGCGTTTGATGGTGGAAGAAGGGATCTTTACGCGCTTCCCTGTTTCTGCAGTTTATGCGCTGCACAACTGGCCGGGGTTGCCGGTAGGCGAAGTGGCCGTTAGCGCAGGCCCGATGATGGCTTCGCAGGACAATTTTTTTATCACGCTGACTGGCGTGGGATGCCATGCGGCGATGCCGGAAAAAGGAGCCGATCCGGTGCTGGCCGGTGCGCACCTGATTACCGCATTGCAAACGATCACGACGCGCCGCCTCTCTCCGCTGGACAGCGCCGTGATCAGCGTGACGCAACTGCAGGCTGGAGAAGCGATCAATGTCGTTCCGCAGACAATGCACGTGTCCGGCACGTTGCGTTGCCTCAGTCAGGCCGCCAGAGCGCGTTGCCAGACCCTGATGGCGGAGTATGTCGAACAGCTCACCCAGCCGTTTGGCGTTACGGGCAGCATTCGCTGGGAATACGGTTACCCGGTCACGGTCAACCATGTGCAACAGGCCAAAATGCTGGCGGATGCCGCACGCCACGTCCCCGGGATCACGCAGGTCCACACGCAGTTATCGCCATCCATGGCAGCGGAAGATTTCGCCTATTTTCTGGAGGCCTGTCCGGGCGCTTATCTATGGCTGGGGGCCGATGGCCCAACGCCGGGCGCGACATTACATAACCCGCATTACGATTTTAATGACCAACTTATCGCACCCGGCATCGGTCTTTGGGTATCGCTGGTGGAGAGGTCATTGGGCCCTGTTTCTGTTACTTCCGAGGATTCACTATGA
- a CDS encoding GntR family transcriptional regulator: MVAIKKKSRSADSVEKVYEKVKGLAIDYHFRPGERVNEVELAAQLGVSRTPVREALNRLAKDGFMNFVPNRGFYSRDLTPEGVRELYEVRMVIEQSTFRFACLRATDEEIAATTAIWEEVSQHRPAQTEQDWAKIAEIDERFHMEIARISHNGRLYEMLDSLNSLSRFFRRIDLETPVRRNNAYDEHVDIIAALRQRDIEKGVVLIEQHISLSAEHAVEVTKEGLARIYFGKP, from the coding sequence GTGGTTGCCATTAAAAAGAAATCCCGTAGCGCTGACAGTGTGGAAAAGGTCTACGAGAAAGTGAAAGGCCTGGCGATTGATTACCACTTTCGTCCCGGCGAACGGGTGAATGAAGTGGAGCTTGCGGCACAACTGGGCGTCTCGCGCACCCCAGTACGGGAAGCGCTGAACCGTCTGGCAAAAGATGGCTTTATGAACTTTGTACCCAACCGGGGTTTTTACTCCCGCGACCTGACGCCGGAGGGTGTCCGCGAGCTGTATGAAGTGCGAATGGTGATAGAACAATCCACCTTTCGTTTCGCCTGCCTGCGGGCAACCGATGAAGAGATCGCCGCGACCACGGCTATCTGGGAGGAAGTGAGCCAGCATCGCCCGGCGCAAACCGAGCAGGACTGGGCGAAGATCGCGGAAATCGACGAACGTTTCCACATGGAGATAGCCCGTATTTCCCATAACGGTCGGCTCTATGAAATGCTCGATAGCCTGAATTCGCTCAGCCGCTTTTTCCGACGTATCGATCTCGAAACGCCTGTGCGCAGGAATAATGCTTATGACGAACATGTCGACATTATCGCGGCATTACGTCAGCGGGATATAGAAAAAGGCGTGGTGCTGATTGAGCAACATATTTCATTAAGCGCCGAGCACGCGGTTGAAGTGACAAAAGAAGGGCTGGCCAGAATCTATTTTGGCAAACCCTGA
- a CDS encoding ABC transporter substrate-binding protein: protein MKNRFGQGMALSTLAGMTLLGLAHTAQADVNIGAILPLTGTSASIGEDQRRGIELAVEQVNAQGGVNGQPLHVIVEDSAESPVTGLNAVRKLTQVNHVPLVVGSFSSSVTIPVGQYLVKNNLLHINISGTSTDIRKIGATSWSVIGLDSLSASFSAQDVRQLGYSSVAFIAPDGAYGQGMAEQFTKAFEKAGGKVVAKVLYTSGQPSYRRELEQISRAHPQAYVYTSYGQDAIVLNREAWELGLNKTPWYGMYLTMAIEGSPAQYTNGQVGMEVAGIDQQAASGNGANYAELYQKKFHEKPRSVYGSYAWDSVMLAAAAIDKAHSADPAAMIAAMKTVAPGFTGITGTLNLDADNQRQSQPYLKVNAFNGVPVPR, encoded by the coding sequence ATGAAAAATCGTTTTGGGCAGGGTATGGCGCTGTCAACACTGGCAGGTATGACGTTGTTAGGTCTGGCGCATACGGCGCAGGCCGATGTGAATATTGGTGCGATTTTGCCCCTAACTGGCACCAGCGCCAGCATTGGCGAAGATCAGCGTCGTGGTATTGAACTGGCGGTTGAACAGGTCAATGCCCAGGGCGGCGTCAACGGTCAGCCATTACATGTGATCGTGGAAGATTCCGCTGAAAGCCCGGTAACCGGCCTGAATGCTGTACGCAAGCTAACTCAGGTTAACCATGTGCCGTTAGTGGTGGGCAGTTTTTCCTCCAGCGTCACCATTCCGGTTGGGCAATATCTGGTGAAGAACAATCTGCTGCACATCAATATTTCCGGCACCAGCACCGATATCCGTAAAATCGGTGCGACGTCCTGGAGCGTTATTGGCCTGGATTCCCTTTCCGCGAGCTTCTCGGCACAAGATGTGCGCCAGCTCGGTTACAGCAGCGTCGCCTTTATCGCACCGGATGGGGCGTACGGGCAGGGGATGGCGGAGCAGTTCACCAAAGCGTTTGAAAAAGCGGGTGGTAAGGTGGTCGCCAAAGTGCTCTATACCAGCGGTCAGCCTTCTTATCGCCGCGAGTTGGAACAAATCTCCCGCGCTCATCCACAAGCCTATGTCTATACCAGTTACGGACAGGATGCCATTGTGCTCAACCGTGAGGCCTGGGAACTGGGGCTGAATAAAACGCCCTGGTATGGCATGTATTTAACTATGGCCATTGAAGGTTCTCCGGCGCAGTACACCAACGGACAGGTGGGTATGGAAGTCGCGGGTATTGACCAGCAAGCGGCGAGCGGCAACGGCGCAAATTATGCTGAGCTGTACCAGAAAAAATTCCATGAGAAGCCTCGCTCCGTGTACGGCAGCTATGCCTGGGATAGCGTGATGCTGGCGGCGGCAGCGATTGATAAAGCACACAGTGCCGATCCGGCAGCGATGATCGCGGCAATGAAAACCGTTGCGCCTGGCTTTACGGGTATTACCGGCACATTAAATCTGGATGCCGACAACCAGCGTCAGTCCCAGCCATACCTGAAAGTGAACGCGTTTAATGGCGTACCGGTTCCCCGGTAA
- a CDS encoding pyrroline-5-carboxylate reductase family protein, which translates to MSHIHFIGAGQMTEAILRAALKRGALNPDEVSLSDIDPERIETLKARYRLSNTQDLPNALAAADHIVIGVRPQDDIAGVAQLIKAHAAPQASVISIIAGVTLAQLSAMLGESRPITRIIPNTLTDTGLGYSGVAFNAYVNSASVMPFLESFGKVMVLEERLIDVFTGFAVAGVNYVYYFVEALADAGVLAGLTRTQSTQVVWENLVGAVEMLKLSGRHPRQLMDINNSPAGVGINGLYELNKSDFAAGLQSSVLAAVRRTTELSGQK; encoded by the coding sequence ATGAGTCATATCCACTTTATTGGTGCCGGTCAAATGACCGAAGCCATTCTGCGCGCCGCCTTAAAACGCGGTGCATTAAACCCGGATGAAGTCAGCTTATCGGATATTGATCCTGAGCGAATTGAAACGCTGAAAGCGCGCTATCGGTTGAGCAATACCCAAGATTTGCCCAACGCGCTGGCCGCCGCGGATCACATCGTGATAGGGGTTCGCCCGCAGGATGATATTGCCGGTGTCGCACAGCTGATTAAAGCGCATGCGGCACCGCAGGCGTCGGTCATTTCTATTATTGCGGGTGTAACGCTGGCTCAGTTGTCTGCCATGCTGGGCGAGTCGCGCCCGATTACGCGGATCATCCCGAATACGCTGACGGATACCGGGCTGGGCTACAGCGGCGTGGCGTTTAATGCTTATGTCAACAGCGCGTCCGTTATGCCATTCCTCGAAAGTTTCGGCAAGGTGATGGTGCTGGAGGAACGGCTGATTGACGTCTTCACCGGTTTTGCTGTCGCTGGCGTCAACTATGTCTATTACTTTGTCGAAGCGCTGGCTGACGCCGGTGTACTTGCCGGATTAACCCGCACTCAGTCGACGCAGGTAGTGTGGGAAAATCTGGTCGGCGCGGTTGAAATGCTTAAGTTATCCGGACGCCATCCACGCCAACTGATGGATATTAATAACTCTCCGGCGGGAGTCGGCATTAATGGCTTATACGAGTTGAATAAAAGTGATTTCGCTGCTGGCCTGCAAAGCAGTGTTCTGGCTGCGGTACGTCGAACAACAGAACTTTCCGGTCAAAAATAA
- a CDS encoding ABC transporter ATP-binding protein, producing the protein MTLLTVSELTITREPDIALVDKVSFTLNAGEMLGLVGESGSGKTVTCRALMRLLPGQGLAITGGEVRLGGRDLLSLSDTQMSAVRGREMGMIFQNPASHLNPVMTIGEQIAESRRRHFGASRAQAREDAKELLRQVGIPDPQNRIHNYPHEFSGGMRQRAMIAVALAPEPSLLIADEPTTALDVTVQMQILRLLSDLRQQLGLAVIMITHDLGVVAQTCDRIAVMYGGRLCEVGGKRDVLAQPLHPYTRGLIDCQPASEGGQGRLMTISGQPPVADNFPAGCRFHPRCQHASAACQQQPALRQGRDTLAHAAACHHALQPLSLREDA; encoded by the coding sequence ATGACACTGCTGACAGTCTCAGAACTGACTATTACCCGCGAGCCGGATATCGCGCTGGTCGATAAAGTTTCGTTTACGCTGAATGCCGGCGAGATGCTCGGTCTGGTCGGTGAGAGCGGTTCAGGAAAGACGGTAACCTGTCGGGCATTGATGCGTCTGTTGCCTGGTCAGGGGTTAGCCATTACCGGCGGCGAAGTGCGGCTGGGAGGCCGCGACCTGTTGTCGTTAAGCGACACGCAAATGTCGGCGGTGCGCGGGCGTGAAATGGGGATGATTTTCCAGAACCCGGCCAGCCACCTCAACCCGGTGATGACCATTGGCGAGCAAATTGCTGAAAGCCGCCGCCGTCATTTCGGTGCCAGCCGCGCACAAGCACGGGAAGATGCCAAAGAACTGCTGCGTCAGGTCGGTATCCCCGATCCACAAAACCGTATTCACAACTATCCGCACGAATTTTCCGGCGGCATGCGTCAGCGCGCGATGATCGCTGTAGCGTTGGCACCTGAGCCGTCGCTGCTGATTGCCGACGAGCCGACCACCGCGCTGGACGTTACTGTGCAAATGCAGATCCTGCGTCTGCTCAGCGACTTGCGACAGCAACTGGGGCTGGCGGTGATCATGATCACCCACGATCTCGGTGTGGTGGCACAAACCTGCGATCGCATTGCTGTCATGTACGGCGGGCGGCTGTGCGAAGTGGGGGGTAAGCGCGATGTACTGGCGCAACCGCTGCATCCTTACACCCGTGGATTAATTGATTGCCAGCCAGCCAGCGAAGGCGGGCAGGGGAGACTGATGACCATCAGCGGCCAGCCTCCAGTGGCGGATAACTTCCCAGCCGGTTGCCGTTTTCATCCCCGTTGTCAGCATGCCAGCGCGGCTTGTCAGCAGCAGCCTGCGCTGCGGCAGGGGCGCGACACACTGGCACATGCGGCGGCCTGCCATCACGCATTACAACCCCTTAGCCTGCGGGAGGACGCATGA
- a CDS encoding ABC transporter permease has product MSALSVISGLRRRAIPRQHALRAGIVIVCLWLCIALFAPWLAPFDPITQDATSSLLSPGGAHLFGTDNFGRDIFSRVLWGARVDLQICLLGVIFPFLLGTTLGALSGYLGGVVDAAIMRLIDIVLAFPFLVLMLAIIAILGPGLGSFYIAMAMVGWVSYARLVRAQVLTLKQRDFIVAARSLGYSHARILFRHLLPNAITGALVFSMSDCVLVLLNGAAVSYLGLGVQPPTAEWGVMVAEGQSFITTAWWITTFPGLAIVLLAMGFSLLADGLGDKLGARV; this is encoded by the coding sequence ATGAGTGCGCTCAGCGTGATTTCCGGGTTACGTCGCCGGGCGATCCCTCGCCAGCACGCGTTGCGCGCCGGGATAGTGATTGTCTGTCTGTGGCTGTGTATCGCCCTGTTTGCGCCGTGGCTGGCACCGTTTGATCCCATTACGCAGGACGCCACATCGAGCCTGCTTTCCCCCGGCGGTGCGCACCTGTTCGGTACCGATAACTTTGGTCGCGATATCTTCTCGCGCGTGCTGTGGGGCGCGCGGGTGGATCTACAAATCTGCCTGCTGGGGGTTATCTTCCCATTTTTGCTTGGTACTACACTCGGTGCGCTGTCCGGTTATCTCGGCGGCGTGGTGGATGCGGCCATTATGCGGCTGATTGACATCGTGCTGGCGTTTCCTTTTCTGGTATTGATGCTGGCGATCATCGCCATCCTCGGGCCGGGGCTGGGCAGTTTCTATATTGCGATGGCGATGGTCGGCTGGGTCTCTTACGCCCGGTTAGTAAGGGCGCAGGTGCTGACGCTAAAACAGCGGGATTTTATTGTCGCGGCACGTAGCCTTGGCTACAGCCACGCGCGCATTCTGTTCCGCCATCTGTTGCCGAACGCCATCACTGGCGCGCTGGTGTTCTCCATGTCTGACTGTGTGCTGGTGCTGCTGAATGGCGCGGCGGTCAGCTACCTTGGGCTGGGTGTGCAGCCACCCACGGCGGAGTGGGGCGTGATGGTGGCGGAAGGGCAGAGCTTTATCACTACTGCGTGGTGGATAACCACCTTTCCGGGGCTGGCGATTGTGCTGCTGGCGATGGGCTTCAGCCTGCTGGCCGATGGCCTTGGCGATAAACTGGGAGCGCGCGTATGA
- a CDS encoding branched-chain amino acid ABC transporter permease, which translates to MLQFLIDTLIRTADLSLVALGLSLVYGLVRFANIAHMQYAMVGSFITAAGLRLGMPLSMAIVFSAMVCGMLSMMLHHWVYQPLLKRGTANAMIGSLAVSMVLIALVLGVEGSAPVNYSLPVGELLLVGDTRISTDELWSLGVTISLVVMFSLLLFRTPQGRAIRALASNRDLAAASGLNASAIIHNVNLVAGMLAAVGGSMLAMNASAWVNQGNDLMLPVLAAAILGGLGNPMGAIFGALLIAATETLVTNIDWSWLFGGDLLFIPVTWVNASSFVILLLALLLRPYGLFNREVRRV; encoded by the coding sequence ATGCTGCAGTTTTTGATTGATACATTGATTCGCACGGCGGATTTGTCGCTGGTCGCGCTGGGATTAAGCCTGGTGTACGGGCTGGTACGGTTCGCCAATATCGCCCATATGCAATATGCCATGGTCGGTTCATTTATTACCGCCGCCGGGCTTCGTCTTGGCATGCCGTTGTCTATGGCAATCGTGTTTTCGGCAATGGTCTGCGGCATGCTTTCCATGATGTTGCATCACTGGGTGTACCAGCCGCTGCTAAAACGCGGCACCGCTAACGCCATGATTGGCTCGTTGGCGGTATCGATGGTGCTGATTGCACTGGTTCTCGGGGTTGAAGGATCGGCCCCGGTGAATTATTCACTGCCAGTGGGCGAACTCTTGCTGGTGGGGGACACACGTATCTCGACCGACGAACTCTGGAGTCTTGGCGTCACGATTTCGTTGGTGGTGATGTTCAGTCTGCTGCTTTTTCGCACGCCGCAAGGTCGCGCTATCCGTGCGCTGGCCAGTAACCGGGATCTGGCGGCAGCCTCTGGGTTGAATGCCAGTGCCATTATCCACAACGTCAATCTGGTGGCCGGCATGCTGGCCGCTGTGGGCGGCAGCATGCTGGCGATGAACGCCAGCGCATGGGTTAATCAGGGCAATGATCTGATGTTGCCGGTACTCGCTGCCGCCATTCTCGGCGGGCTGGGAAACCCAATGGGCGCTATTTTTGGCGCACTTCTTATCGCGGCAACCGAAACCCTCGTTACCAACATCGACTGGAGCTGGCTGTTCGGCGGTGACTTATTGTTTATCCCGGTCACCTGGGTGAATGCCTCATCATTTGTGATTTTGCTGCTGGCGCTGTTGCTGCGTCCTTATGGCCTGTTTAACCGGGAGGTCCGCCGTGTCTGA